Proteins found in one Helicobacter sp. NHP19-003 genomic segment:
- the hypE gene encoding hydrogenase expression/formation protein HypE has translation MQVVALSCGNGGKEAQDFIHKVFMPHLQGFLTAEGEDAGVFEARGALALSTDSFVVDPPIFKGGDIGKLCVCGSANDVAMQGAHPEYLSVGFILEEGLEVALLQEILASMQAQLRLGGLKLLSLDTKVVPKGCVDQIFINTTALGPVLYPHLSAKNLKEGQVIIVSGAIGTHGAVLFSQRAEIQLDTPLVSDCQQLYPLLEPVFQSGCKLHALRDATRGGLASVLHEWAQSSGVGIEVEEDCIPILEGVRGVCEILGLEPFMLANEGVCVLCVEAKDARQVCALLQEGGAKKACVIGEVVAGRGVTLKTPWGSKRPLDILEGELLPRIC, from the coding sequence ATGCAAGTTGTGGCTTTAAGCTGTGGCAATGGGGGCAAAGAGGCGCAAGACTTCATCCATAAAGTTTTTATGCCCCATTTGCAAGGGTTTTTAACAGCAGAGGGTGAGGATGCGGGGGTGTTTGAGGCTAGGGGGGCATTAGCCCTTAGCACTGATAGCTTTGTGGTCGATCCGCCCATCTTTAAAGGGGGAGACATCGGCAAGCTGTGCGTGTGTGGGAGCGCAAACGATGTTGCCATGCAAGGGGCGCATCCTGAGTACCTAAGCGTGGGCTTCATCTTGGAGGAGGGGCTAGAGGTTGCGCTTTTGCAAGAAATCTTGGCTTCTATGCAAGCGCAACTGCGCTTAGGGGGGCTTAAACTGCTCTCTTTGGATACCAAAGTTGTGCCAAAGGGCTGTGTGGATCAAATTTTCATCAACACGACCGCCCTAGGTCCTGTGCTTTACCCACATTTGAGCGCAAAAAATCTTAAAGAGGGGCAGGTGATCATTGTAAGCGGAGCTATCGGCACGCATGGGGCAGTGCTCTTCTCCCAAAGGGCAGAAATCCAGCTAGACACGCCTTTAGTCAGCGATTGTCAGCAACTATACCCCCTCTTAGAACCCGTGTTTCAAAGCGGGTGCAAACTCCACGCTTTAAGGGACGCGACAAGGGGGGGCTTAGCCTCTGTGTTGCACGAGTGGGCGCAAAGTTCAGGTGTGGGCATAGAGGTGGAGGAAGATTGCATCCCCATTTTAGAGGGGGTTAGGGGGGTGTGTGAGATTTTAGGGCTAGAGCCTTTTATGCTCGCCAATGAGGGGGTGTGCGTGCTTTGCGTGGAGGCAAAGGATGCGCGCCAAGTTTGCGCTCTGTTGCAAGAGGGGGGGGCCAAAAAGGCGTGTGTCATCGGGGAGGTGGTGGCTGGGCGCGGCGTAACTTTAAAAACCCCATGGGGCTCTAAACGCCCTTTAGACATCCTAGAGGGCGAGCTGTTGCCTAGGATTTGCTAA